The following DNA comes from Solanum stenotomum isolate F172 chromosome 11, ASM1918654v1, whole genome shotgun sequence.
ACCATACATAATAGCAAACAATAGTGTCTGGAGGATGCAAAACTAGCAGTTTCCCAAGCTGCATTACCCTAAACTAAAAATAGACTAAAGGAACAAGTAAGAATTTGAACATTGTCGTCTCCAGCTGGCTGCAGATCGGTCATTCTTCTCTCGTCCCTGCAAATGCCTGTGAAATTAAACCTGTTGGTATATATCCTCTGATTTGGCTCCACAACCTGTACACATTTCCCGGTAAGCagtaataaaaattaagaaaaaagcCAAACAACAGTTTGAAAGCTTAGCCTGGATGAGCTCTGCACAAAAGAAACCTGACTGCACAAACAAGCACACAACGCATTTGCAAAGATTATACAAGTAAACATCATGCAAGTTATCGTCAACGTCTCTTATTACATAGCACCCTAAAATGCAAGACCTAAACCTAGAGCCAGAAAAAGGACATTTCAGCCTGGACAACCTAGAAGAACAAATGGATGACCAAGAAATGTATGAAACTGAAATGTTAATACAACAAGATAAATTTATTATCACTTTTTTTGCATAATCCAATCCTACCTGACAATTATGGAATAGTTTATGCAGTGGAAAACCCTGGAAGGCAACACTGCATGAGTCACTTTAAAAGGTAAATTAATGATGAGCTTTCATTTGATGATATTCagagtttttttgttttttttttttttgaaactggtaaaaTTACAGTGCAAAGAATTTACCACCAATTCGACAAGTTTTTCAAACATTGTGACAACATACAATTGCACCTTAGATTTCTGGCACTCCATCAcctaatttaaattcaattccTACTTTATAGAGAGATATTGCACAAATATGTTCTGATAGATGAGCCAAGAGCAAAACAAAACAACATGCATCAGTAAGTTATTTCTTCCCAAACAGTAACACAATAGTTTGTGGAATTTGAACAATGTCACATAGGATAATGTTGAGGAATTTCACTTCAAAACAATAAAATGTCAAAGAAAACTGTATACACACTGTAAccttaaagaaagaaaaatcacactcaacaaaaatttcaaaactgaAAAACAAAGTGGAACGACACAAACATTTGGGGGAGGTGGTTGAAGTTTTGTTCCAATAGCTATGTTTTTGGGATAAGAAATTTGTGAAAGTTGAGGATTGCGGGTGGAAGTTCAAATCTAAAAGTTCACTTAAAATTTATGTTCAAACCACTATttcaacttaaaataataatttcaaaggGCAGATGCGATAGTAAACAATGAATGATGCACAAAAAAAAGCATATCTAAAGCCAgaacaccaaaaaaaattagaggtCGAAAACTTTTCAGATTGCttatcaaagaattgaaaaccTGCACCGCCTGCAAGTAGAAAATGGGCATTAAGCTCTATTTCATGGCGGGTGGCCCTCTCAGAAGACAATACATTAGGACAGAACAAAAGCATCAAAAATCATAAGGGATAAGGACACAAACCAGCACGATATTCTCACTCATTATCCATATGCACTTTCTTGTCATTGTTGATTATAATACAGATCTTGGTTTGGAGCAGATCCATTCCAATTGCTTTCATTTTTGTAATTACTGTCTGCATTAGCCCTGTTATCAAGTTCTGCCTGTTCTTTTTCCCTGTTCCACTGCTCTATTCTTGCACGCCTCTCTTCGCTGCCATCCCTAACTGGACTTTGGTCTCTTCTGCCACCAGGACTCCTCCTCCTACCCCTCTTGTGGTCAGGGCTTGTACTTCTGTTCCTCCTGCTTCGACTCTCGTAATAATGATCCCTTTCATCATGCTTTCTACTATGGCTCCTGTGAGAGCGGTCTTCATAGCTGCGATGCCTATAAGGGCTTCGGCTCCTGCTTCTGCTATGCCTTCTCCTATACCTTCCAAACAACTGACGTCGCAATTCCCTAATTACTCAGAATAAAAGACAAGTCAGTTATAACTGAATTTCTAAGACTACTGtttgtaaaaaaattgttcatatTTTTACATAGAGTGGCAATTATTACCTGCTGATCTTTTTGAGGTGCATAAAGTTGCAATATCCACCACGGTTGCAGACATTTTCCTCGTACTGTCGACAGGTGGCTTCACGAAAATCAGTCACTGGAGAGAAATCAACAATGATGGGCCTTCCTGCAGAGTTATTAACAAACAGAGTATACGGAAATAGTCACATTATGAACTATTGGTGACAAACTGAACATGACGTGCTATATGTTCCAATCAGGTTTGAGACTCAAGAGAGCTACAACCAACCATTCACCATAAATTACGGAGTATATAGGTCaaattatgttgtttatcgATACATACTAAACATTGAACACCCTTTACACAACACAAAATAAGTTTTTTGCTTCATTAGCCACCtcaattttgaagaaaataaaagatcGGTGACCATATTGTaacaattttcttgaaaaaatgtGTGGGATGGGGACAGAAAATTTAACGTTTCTTTACAAAAACACGTGGGGATTGGGATAAAACATAGTTTTAAACTTCCAAAAGTTAAAATTGATTCAAACAAATCCCTCACTAGTCACTACTCTTTACCGCTAAGCAAAAGCCTCCTCCTTGCCATTTGCCTTAGCAGTCCTATAACCTATATGCACACAACATAATTTCCAgcgaagggtgtccaattgaaCATTCTTGGTTGGGTGTAGTTATGCCCCTGGTTCCAATAATACAATTCATACATGACATGTTCTTTCACCATTTTGCATTCTTTCTCCtctattcaaatattttttattactatGGTTTGAAAGAATAGAAACTTACCGGCATAAAATCTTCCAGTAAGATTCTTCAGTGCATTTGCAGCCTGCTCTTCCTCTCTAAACTGAACATAAACATTACCAACCTGCACAGGGTACAATACAACAAGTTAAAACCACCAGTCACGATCAACGAAATGACTACAAGAAAGCACAGAAATCCTACCATGTGATCAGCCAGATTGTCACAAATATTCAGGCTCTCAATCTCTCCATACTTGTTCAGTTCTTCAAACAAGTCTTCATAAAAATCCTGCCACAGTACCATAATAAATCATATTCCAAATTTCCAATTAGTTCCTTCTCCTCAAATTTTTTCTAAGAACACAAAGTACAAAGCTATTTGATAGCTACCACTCCCTTCGTCCCAAAATAAGTGTTACCTTAGCAAAAATCTATTTTGGGACAGAGGGAGCATTATGAACCACTAAAAAGCAACGTCATGCTTCCAATTCCATTTCCAATTCAACATAAAGCTTTACTCAAAAGAAGCAATCATATCATAAAACATGCCGAATCCAAGATCATTCCTTACTATAATACCTACAAGAACGGTCATTTTACATGGAACACACAAATGGTGGCAATAATGATCAACAAAGCATAAGACCTAATTAGGTATACCTTAAAAGAAGCAATTATATCATAGACCATGTCAGATCCAAGATCATTCCTTACTATAAAACCTACAACAACGGTTTTTTACAAGGGACAAACAAATAGTGGCAACAATGATCAATAAAGCACAAGAAACTAACTGGGTATACCTCAAATAACCAATCATATCTCATATCTCATATCACAGAACATGTCAAATCATGGCTCATTCATACTATAATACCTCTACAACAACAGTCTTTTCTTTCATGAAATGCACAAATAGTGGCAACAATGACCaataaaatagacaagtaaagcAGAAAAAACAAGTGGGAATACCTCAAAAGAAGCAGTCAATATCATAAAACACACAAAATTCCCGATCATTCATACTACAATACCTCTCAcaagattctttttttttttcatgaatcaCACAAATACTAGCAAGAATGACCAATAAAACAGACAAGTAAAGCAGAAGAACTTAACTGGGTAACTCTCGAAGGGAAGCAATCATAtcatataacatatcaaattcaTGATCATTCCTTACTATAATTCCTACAACAACGGTTTTTTTTACACGGAACACACAAATAGTGGCAACAATGATCAATAAAACAAAGAACTTAACTGGGTAAACCTCAAAGGAAAGCAATCATATCATATAACATAATAAATCCATGATCGATCGTTCCTTACTATAATTCctacaacaattttttttttacacgaAACACACAAATAGTGGCAACAATGATCAATAAAACAGAAGCACCTAACTGGGTATACCTCAAATGAAGCAATTATATCATAGAACATGTCGAATCACGGATCATTCATACTATAATACCTCTACAACAAAAGtccatttttttcataaaacacACAAATATAGAGGCAACAATGACCCAATAAAACAGACGAGTAAAGCAGAAGAACTTAACTGGGTATACCTCCGAAGAAGCAATCATATCATATACCACACAAAATTCACTATCATTCACACTAAAACACCTATAGTAAAGGTCTTTTTCATGAAACAACCAAATTGTAGCAacaataatcaataaaataGACAAATTAAGCGAAAAACCTAACTGGGTATACCTCAAAAGAAGCAATCATATCATAAACCATGTCAAATCGTGACAAAACTAGTAATTTACAGCAGAAAAACTTAATGGGTATACCTCAAAATGTTCCTGGATTTTGCGAGGATCAATGGGATTGCCTTGAGCATCAACACCAGGGGTAATTGAATCAGGCCTTTGATACATATTTGAGAGGAGAATAGTAGGACTAATACTTGGTTTCGTATGGAGCCTCGAACATCGATCTCCATGTCTACAAGCACCGATCTTGAAGTAGAAAGGACAATTCACTCTATCCTTTTCAGTACCGAAAATTGAAGCTAAGTGTTCTGCCATTACGAATTTGGGATTCTGGAAAGTTCTGTTCTTCTGGGATTGttgagaagatgaagatgaggaGGTATTATATACGATGAAGAAGCTTCTGGATAATTCTACACAATACTTTGTGGTTACATAAATTGTAAGAGTGAAATTTGTGAACATTGAGGTGGTTTGCCCGAGTGGTTAAGGGGGAAGACTTAAGATCTTCTGCACATAAGTGCGCGTGGGTTCGAACCCCACAGCCAccataccattttttttttatctcttcgGCTGGCTTGACGATGACATTCGATGGGTTCAGACCGTTGGACGAGAAGTCAGTGATGTAGTATGTAAAAGCCACTCCTTTTTCTGTTACGTTGTATATTCGAATCTCACAACCaccatactttttttttattttccgcTGAGCATGATGACAACATTTGATGGGTTCAAGTCGTTGGACGAGATGTCAGTGTTGGAGTACATAAAAGCAACTTCTTTTTCTATTATGTTTTATATTCGACCCCATGTTCACCAtacctttttttatttctccGGTGGGCACTATGACATATGATGGGTTTAAGTCGTTGGACGAGAAGTCAATGTTGGAGTACGTAAAAGCAACTTCTTTTTCTATCATGTTTTATATTTGACCCCATGTTCACCAtacctttttttatttctccGGTGGGCACTATGACATATGATGGGTTTAAGTCGTTGGACGAGAAGTCAGTGTTGGAGTACGTAAAAgctactctttttttttgttacatcTTTTTTATATTGGGTATAGATCGATCAATGTATAGCTTTTTTTATTTCTCCGCCAACGATGACATTCGAAGAGTTCAAGCCATTGGACGAGAAGTTAGTGTTGGAGTACGTAAAAGCTATTTCCattatgttatatttatatgttagaTAGACCgattaatttttaactttttttatttctccaCCAACCTCCACATTCGATGAGTTCAGGCCATTGGACGAGAAGTAGGTGTTGGAGTACGTAAAAGCTACTCCtcttttgttatatttttttttatattggaTAGACCGATTAACATATGACCCGATTAGTAACTGATGGATGACTGTTGAGTCGAACCGAATCTATCGATATCTTATTGTTTTGTAGCGGTTTAGCACATACAAAAATCGATAACTATTAAGTGCGAAAATCGAACCTCACTGGCGACAACGTGGGGTTCCACACGTTGGCTGAAAAGTCAATGGTGGAGAATGTAAAAATTACTCCTTTTTTGTTACAATTGTCATAGTGGGTAAATAGATTAgcttatatataatttgtatgaTAACTGAAGTATAATTGTTAAGTCGAACTAAAGCAACCAATATCTCATTAGTTTGATACCGGTTTTGgatggaaaaaaaatagaattgatCTAACACATGTATAAACTGATAATCgataagtcaaatcattaaatataaaaatcaaacgGAACCACCTAATTATAAACACTCCTACTTCTTTCTATTGTGTCGTATGAGcattaacttgaaaaatattttcttgctaTGCTTTGTATAAATCTCTTATATGAAGATAGTTAACAAAAAAATCTATTACAGAAATTTTATCACTAATGTTTTCGATTACACTAGATAGAAGAATTTTCAAGTTggggaaaagaaaaaacaacaactaatctaaatagtaaaaaaatgcTATGCGTCTGCCGGGAGTCGAACCCGGGTCTATTGCTTGGAAGGCAATTATCCTAACCGTTGGACTACAAACGCTATTGTTGTCAAAATGTCACGATTTTTTATCCATTTAAATGTACAATATCAGCTTTAGATCTCGACTAATTGAATTCATATCGTAAAGTACGAATATAAGAGTAAACTTCTCCACAATATAATGTGTTACATACCTTGTTTGCATAACCGGATTGAGTACTTTCTGTTTGAAATAGTTATTAGGTTAGGACTATCCATAAAGGCCGAGTTCATTAATTAGTTTGTCCTCATTCTAAACCTATAACGTATAGAttgttgggttcgaaagtgattAGGGCGTTATGCAGAAACTTATAATtgtaaattatataataataaattagatgacaaaaacttagactaaaaaacataatattattattatatggttTAGCCAATCGGccaatatatgaaaaactaataaaaaaaaatattaaaattgttgagGGAAAATCTCCccaaaaacaaaactcttaattaaCTACATTATGGATGTTTTTGTGTTATTGGTATGAGAAGAGgagtcttcaatttatagagttccaaactttttcctctaaggaaagaataaatcaaatatggaagaaaataatgttttttcctttcggaaaaaagttaaaacatttatgacaatgttttcttttctaaaataaataaacttcaaataagatAAAGAAAATCAGGACAAAATCCTAACATAGATACACCATTATAAATGTTTCAAAGACAATGATTTTCTATAAGAAACTTCAGTGTATCTTCTTAGAGTTCAAATTGATAGAGATTTATCCATCTTGTGAGGATTTTCATCAGTTGATGACACAAATCATGATTGTTACAAGTCCATTTTTTCAAGTTTCATAACTACTATTTTACACCCCAATACTACACTTTCAAATAGTagtaatacaaatatataagaTATGTACTAGCTTGttccaaaacaaaaagaagatatatatacactagctagagaaggaaaaaaaaacaatactaTGAGATAGATATAGTGAGAAGAGACTAATTTCAACTCGCGCATGATTTTTCATGCTAAATATGTTATGAAGATCTGAATTTAGCTTTTCAATTAGTATTGTAGAGCCCAACAAAAGAGACTTTCgacctttctttcttaaaaaatagaaaagttaaaagggttaattttaaaaggataaaaactcaacttattaAACTATATTTACTCATATAATCTAATTAAAGAAGCGGTCATTTTCATTATTACTATTTCGGTTAGTAAAATTGGATCCACTTATTCTAGGACCTGATCTTGATACTGGTCCATAACAATCAAAGTCGAAGCATAAGCCTATTAGTGAAGTTAATtggggtcatttggtagagtgtaATATAAATAATACGTGCATTAGCTTGATGTATtagtagtaccttgtttggtacaccTTTCTAACCTATGCATaactaatgcttgtattagtaatacgctctattgtgtattgaagagtgtattactaataccatctATTTCTATGCATTAATAATGCAATGGgttctaatgcatgcattaaggGGTtatttggtagagtgtataagaataatgctaaatagagtgtattagtaatacttgCATTagcaatgcatgtattagtaatgcttgcattagttatacatagatttttttatgcgttgtttggtttgatgtattaaaaagtagcatgcattgcataaaaaaattaatttacaaagataccctcCACTATTATGatagaaaagatgtaaaaaaggTTTTAGGGGGCAATTGAGTCTTTAACTaagttaatgcatgcattaaaaccattgcattgctaatacctagaaatccatggtattagcaagACACagcttaatacacaatagagtaccaaacaaggtNAAAGATGTAAAAAGGGTTTTAGGGGGCAATTGAGTCTTTAACTaagttaatgcatgcattaaaaccattgcattgctaatacctagaaatccatggtattagcaagACACagcttaatacacaatagagtaccaaacaaggtactagtaatacacaaggctaatgcaagcattatttttcctaatacactctactaAGCAACCCCTAACATTATTAAAAACACAATTGCCctcaaaaaactttttttacatCATTTCCACTATGTGTGGAGGGTacttttgtaaacaaatatttttctaaaaaaattatgtaatgcataatatttttagtacaccaaaccaaacattgcataaaaaaaatctcatcataactaatgcaagtataactaatacaagcattactaatacactatattttgcattattcttatacactctaccaatcGACCCCTATGGATCCATATGGCTTTGGATCACCTTTGTCTAATCACCAATAAAAAATGTGTTCATTTCTTTACTTTTAATAGCCAAACATAGTTtaatttgtaaattaaaagTAGTCCTAATTTCTTTTAATCTTGTAAGTTGTCATATactcatattaattattgtagATTCCATTTTGAGCGAGTTTGAAAAACTACTATacacttttttttctatttttatttgtttattttgaattttgtacgTTTCTTAAAAGACCAATGAATATTATAAGTATTTTATcacaataattatattaatcgATGTATAGTCTTAACTATTGAGAAATTATTTGAACATATAATCCAAATTAAAGTGATGAAACTTACttggaattttatttttgaaaaaaaaatcacaatatgTCATGgcaattaagctattaattattgttttctctCTTTATAAAAGGACCCAATGCAATAATAATTCCAAATTATAAATCTTTGACATAGATTTAGACTTCTCCGATTAAGAAACTCCGATAATTACTTATTTGCCGTTGGAGTAATTTTTATATAGACCAAAATCCAAAGTTTTTCAAAGTTGATACTTCTGGATTTATATTTCAGAAATATGTCTTTTTCAACTCCTGTCAAGAATGGCCAGTATTTATGGGTCCATTTCTTGCAAAAACTCATAAACTGGCTATAAAGTTAAAGGTAACCAACTTAAGCATCCTAAGCGTTTAATCTGCCGACAATTATTTCGAGGATTTTAATCAGAGGTCTCGGATTCAAAtctcaattataaaaatatttttgttaagaaacaatttattttttaaaaaaaatattcatagaaACCTCTTCCATAAAAGGTTTCCCTTGTTGTTTTAACAagtataattaatttaacaacTTAAGAAATTAAAACTTTGTTAAATTTGGTTGGTTTGAACTATAATACAGTATTATTTAGTTTAATCTCGGGATAACTTATTTTCAACCAAATAATTCGTAAGTTTAGAATTCAGTTATTAATTATACTTGAAGtagttatttaaaatattcataaccCATAAAATTGAAATACTGACTCCATCtttgcttatatatatatatatatattcactcaAGTACTTTTTTCCAATGTGTTTTTAGCAAGAGATTTtatgaacatatatatatatatatatgatgttacccttttcttttactttcttaCTGACTTTGTCTACTTATTGACATTAAAGTGACTCCACATAATTGATACCAAACCTTGTCTCAAAGAAAAGACAACATATCTATCTTTTTCTTCATTACTTGTATAGTTTGTTAtttacttttttcattttgCCAAACTTTCTTATGGTACAGTCTATGTTCTAGTTTGCTCAAATGACATGACATACACCAAATACTAGCTAGTTACAACTTTCTAGATGAGgccaagaaattttaaaaaactactTCTTTCGTTTCAATTTGATTGTCCTGTTTTGACTTGATactagattttaaaaaataaacaaattttttgaatcttgtgattttaaattatggatatgtagaatgtaccaGAATAGTCTTTTGACCTTATGGTTTTAAACATGACATGcagaaaatgaaattaaagagttattaaaagagaaaagaggcaTTTTTTTAaacggaaaagggcctaaaatacccttaaactattgAAAATGGTACAAAATTACCATCCATCCACCAATTGGCTCCCAAATACCCCTAATTAacatccacctattggctcccAAATACCCCTGGCATCCATCTATTGGCCCTCAAATACCCTTTCATCCACCTTTGGGTCCAATATTGACCACTTTTATAGCAGattatcatttaaataattaattacttataatttaattacttaaattaatttacaaactTATCCATTATACTCGATCCAAATTGACTACACTTTACTCAAGTTAATTATACCCGACCCAAATTAACTACACCCGCCCCAAATTACATTTACTCCACCGATTAAAACAAATACACCCTTTATTCCCAACATTTCACTTCCTCTTTCAACCTTACTTCCCCAATATATTCACTtacaatctcaaaaaaaaaaaaacactaccTAAATACACTCATGTATCACCATAAAAAATTGTGAGTGTTTTGGTAATTTCTTATGGTGATACATGTGTGtatttaagtattatttttcgAGATTGTAGGTGAATATATTGGGGAAGAAGGTTGATAGATGAAGTGAAATGTTGGGAATGAAGGGTGTATTTGTTTTAATCGGTGGGTAAATATAATTTGGGACGCGTGTAATTAACTAATTTGGATCGGGTCTGAGTAATTTCGGTCgtgtataattaataataagtgagtttgtaaattaatttaagtaattaaattgTATATATCCAATATTTGATCGCCACGtacttcaaaaaatatttaaataataatccGTTATAAAGTGATCAATATTGGACCCAAAGATGGATGACAGGGGTATTTGGGAGTCAATAGGCGTATGGCAAGGGTATTTGGAAGCCAataggtggatggagggtaattttgtaccatTTCCAATAGTTCGAGGGTAtttaggcccttttccgttTTTTTAAAGTGGACTAAGAAAGATAGTaggaaaaaacaatttaaaatagagAAAGTATTTATATAAAAAGACCTAATTAAGTTCGTTTTTATtaagtcaattaaatttttggtTGACTCGAGAAGAGAAAAATGTGACATTTCTTATTCCGTTTTAGGATCTtccattatttttctctttttgtgaTTGAACCCACAATCGTAAAATTAGAAGTGGAAGGTGTTTACCGTCCGAGCAACAAAAAAAGTGGCTTAAGTAGTCAAAAGCAACAAATTTGTTAGTCCTATATACCTTTACTATTTCACTTCATTGGTATGAGCAAAAggtaaaagagtaagagtaaaccATTGGTTAGATAACCAAATAGATccatctttttatatatatttatatatagatgGTAGATCCTTTGATGGAAATCTTAGCTCCGCTACCAACCTACCACAAATGGTGACAACATAACAACAACATGCCTCGTGTGATCCCATAAGTGTGGTCTAGAGATGATGGAATGCACATAGACCTTACCCTATAAACTCTGGGACCGTAAATTTTATTGAATCACTTATACCTATATATTGAAAGTGTCTTCTTGATAATAATACATCCATGACCAAAGTAAAagaatgccaaaaaaaaaaaaaactgattacAGAATTTGGCCATTGTTTGCCATATCTAGAAAGCTGAAGAGATGCAAcaataagtttaaaaaaaaaacaaaacaaataactTACATGTtcaatgaaaatataatttcacaCAACTAAAAAAAGCACTCtaacaagagagaaaaatatgaaaaactatCTATTTGCTAATCCatctactattttttttttctggctCAATGTTCTGCTTTTTCGCCTATTTTAAGTTCTCCATTCTGCAGGGAAGTACTTCATATAACTTATATTTCTGTGTAGACGACGAAATAAACAATGCTGCTGTTGCTGTTGCTGTTGCTGGTGCTGGTGCTGGTGCTGCTAAGAGGGGACTATCGTGCCAATGTAGCCGAATCCAGCAATGGTAAAGGTTATGACTTGGAGAAACACGTAGACGAAGTACTGACGTTTACCATAAAGGACATCATATAAGCCACAGAAGAAAAGGAATGCTGCAAATCCCAATTCTTGTGGAAGAATCCTGTACAAATTGGAATAGTTCATTGTTAACGACTGAGGTGGATTTAGGACGAGTTCAATCATTTCTCAATATGCAATAAAGTTTTTAACTGTTAGCGCGATTGAAGTTTCCTTACCTGTCTCCAAATAGAGGTCCTCGGGCTTTCTTGACAGGTTTTGACTTGTCCTTGTTCTTGAGAGCATCACCTAGTTTCTCAGTGACAACCCATTCGTTAGCCCTCTTTGCTTCGAGCAAGCCAATGA
Coding sequences within:
- the LOC125843558 gene encoding splicing factor U2af small subunit B-like, which produces MAEHLASIFGTEKDRVNCPFYFKIGACRHGDRCSRLHTKPSISPTILLSNMYQRPDSITPGVDAQGNPIDPRKIQEHFEDFYEDLFEELNKYGEIESLNICDNLADHMVGNVYVQFREEEQAANALKNLTGRFYAGRPIIVDFSPVTDFREATCRQYEENVCNRGGYCNFMHLKKISRELRRQLFGRYRRRHSRSRSRSPYRHRSYEDRSHRSHSRKHDERDHYYESRSRRNRSTSPDHKRGRRRSPGGRRDQSPVRDGSEERRARIEQWNREKEQAELDNRANADSNYKNESNWNGSAPNQDLYYNQQ